The Ananas comosus cultivar F153 linkage group 2, ASM154086v1, whole genome shotgun sequence genome contains a region encoding:
- the LOC109706853 gene encoding glutamate receptor 2.8-like, whose translation MSFLEPSTLPLSFLSLIILSLFSIQQPSSASTQLLVPSALKVGLILDLNSLVGRIALTSIRIAVDDFYAAHPYSSTRLDLLVRDSNDVVTAASAAMELLTKHEVQAILGPQTSIESAFVAELGSKAHRPIVAFSATNPSVSHSYSPYFLRTAANDATQTAAIAALVSAYGWRRVVPVYEDTKYGSALVPYLVDALDSVGAAVPYRSAIPASASDDYVSAALYRLATQQTRVFIVHMRPDLAARLFARARDAGMMSAGYVWIITDGLTTLLGCDIDAATVAESMQGVLGLAPFVPKSARVNEFKRKWRRRFSEENPAADVPAAAATSNYALWAYDAAWAVAAAAERLGPVGPAYVGAGTGPTDIANLRVSSTGPELLKLLEETEFDGLGGKFRLVEGELNVTAFRVVNVIGESAREIGFWTPQHGLSRRLNRRGEGLAGVIWPGESTVEPKGWDRPTSGAVLRIAVPRPADPAYHRFRNVETDAATNRTTAGGFVIDVFEAAVRQLPYALRFEYVPADVGLYNTLVQQVANGSYDAAVADITITANRSHLVDFTLPYMASGVSMVVAVCDEQSNNFWVFIKPLKEDLWLVSAAFFVFTGVIVWSLEHRINDEFGGPPLNQLGTVFYFSLSTLVFTHKENMVSNLSKFVVVIWIFVVLILQSSYTASLTSMLTVRRLKPAFESFDDLKNSGKHVGYLQKSFVKEVLLNEGFDESRLVPFMSPQQYEEALLNGSVAAVVHETPYLKLVFLKKYCSNYTMVGQLTKTGGFGFAFPKGSPLVSDLSRAILNITESNEVSEIQRKWFSDESTCPSQDNSLSSNQLGFQSFAGLFLVTGTTSLCAFLLHLASFLYKNRYKLRNIASQNSFMPTLRLTAKLFDDKDLSAHTFKRARPKDESIKAEKRDTNGSSCEPNSASPLSMSNYTFEEARRTPSVEPASPIVLEIEPASPIVYEIEPTNPRIQ comes from the exons ATGAGTTTTCTGGAGCCCTCCACTCTCCCCCTGTCCTTTCTGTCCCTTATCATTCTTTCTCTGTTTTCAATCCAGCAACCGTCTTCGGCATCAACACAATTGCTGGTGCCATCGGCATTGAAGGTTGGGCTAATCCTCGACCTCAACTCTCTCGTGGGACGCATAGCCCTCACATCCATCCGCATCGCGGTCGACGACTTTTACGCTGCCCACCCCTACTCCTCAACCCGTCTCGATCTCCTGGTTCGTGACTCCAATGATGTCGTCACTGCAGCCTCTGCCG CAATGGAACTACTGACGAAACACGAAGTGCAGGCCATCCTCGGCCCTCAGACGTCGATCGAGTCGGCGTTCGTCGCCGAACTCGGCTCGAAGGCCCACCGCCCGATCGTCGCCTTCTCGGCCACCAACCCCTCGGTCTCGCACTCCTATTCCCCCTACTTCCTCCGCACCGCTGCGAACGACGCGACCCAGACGGCCGCCATCGCCGCCCTTGTGTCGGCCTACGGCTGGCGCCGCGTCGTCCCAGTCTACGAGGATACCAAATATGGCTCCGCCCTCGTCCCTTACCTCGTCGACGCCCTCGACAGTGTCGGCGCCGCCGTCCCCTACCGCTCGGCAATTCCGGCCTCCGCCTCTGACGACTACGTCTCCGCCGCGCTCTACCGCCTCGCGACGCAGCAGACGCGCGTGTTCATCGTTCACATGCGGCCGGACCTTGCCGCCCGGCTCTTCGCGCGGGCGAGGGACGCCGGCATGATGAGCGCCGGATACGTCTGGATCATCACCGACGGCCTCACCACCCTCCTCGGCTGCGACATCGACGCCGCCACCGTCGCCGAGTCGATGCAGGGCGTACTCGGCCTCGCCCCGTTCGTCCCGAAGTCGGCTCGCGTCAACGAATTCAAGAGAAAATGGCGCCGGCGGTTCTCGGAAGAAAATCCAGCCGCCGACGTCCCCGCAGCCGCCGCAACCAGCAACTACGCTTTGTGGGCGTACGACGCCGCGTGGGCCGTTGCAGCAGCCGCCGAGCGACTCGGTCCGGTGGGGCCGGCGTATGTCGGGGCCGGCACGGGGCCCACCGATATCGCGAATTTGCGCGTGTCGAGCACGGGGCCGGAGCTACTGAAGCTGCTAGAGGAGACCGAATTCGACGGTCTCGGGGGGAAATTCCGGCTGGTCGAGGGGGAGCTGAACGTGACGGCGTTCCGGGTCGTGAACGTGATCGGCGAGAGCGCGAGGGAGATCGGATTCTGGACGCCGCAACACGGGCTGTCTCGGCGGCTCAACCGGAGGGGAGAGGGGCTCGCGGGGGTGATATGGCCGGGGGAGTCGACGGTGGAGCCGAAGGGGTGGGACCGGCCGACGAGCGGAGCGGTGCTGAGGATTGCTGTGCCGAGGCCGGCCGACCCGGCATACCACAGGTTCAGGAACGTCGAGACGGACGCGGCGACGAACCGGACGACGGCAGGCGGGTTCGTGATCGACGTGTTCGAGGCGGCGGTGCGGCAGCTGCCGTACGCGCTGCGGTTCGAGTACGTGCCGGCGGACGTCGGGCTCTATAACACGCTCGTCCAGCAGGTCGCTAACGGG AGCTACGACGCAGCAGTGGCGGACATAACGATCACAGCTAACCGATCACATCTCGTGGACTTCACCCTGCCGTACATGGCGTCCGGGGTGTCGATGGTGGTGGCGGTGTGCGACGAACAGAGCAACAATTTTTGGGTCTTCATCAAGCCCTTGAAAGAGGACCTCTGGCTGGTTAGTGCCGCCTTCTTCGTCTTCACCGGTGTCATTGTGTGGTCTTTGGAGCACCGCATCAACGATGAATTCGGAGGGCCACCGCTGAACCAGCTCGGAACTGTCTTCTACTTCTCGCTCTCCACGCTCGTCTTCACTCACA AGGAGAATATGGTGAGCAACCTATCTAAGTTTGTTGTGGTGATATGGATATTCGTGGTGCTCATACTGCAATCAAGTTACACAGCCAGCCTGACTTCGATGCTCACCGTGCGACGGCTTAAGCCAGCTTTCGAAAGCTTCGACGACCTAAAGAACAGCGGCAAACACGTTGGATACCTTCAGAAGTCTTTTGTGAAGGAAGTTTTGCTGAACGAAGGTTTCGACGAGTCGAGACTCGTACCGTTTATGTCTCCTCAGCAGTACGAGGAAGCGCTCCTCAACGGCTCCGTCGCTGCTGTCGTCCACGAGACCCCGTATCTAAAGCTCGTCTTTCTCAAGAAGTACTGCAGTAACTACACCATGGTGGGACAATTGACTAAGACCGGCGGATTTGGCTTC GCATTTCCGAAAGGATCGCCGCTAGTCTCAGATCTCTCGAGAGCGATCCTCAACATAACGGAGAGCAACGAGGTCTCCGAGATTCAGAGAAAATGGTTCAGCGACGAATCTACCTGCCCGAGCCAAGACAACTCCTTATCATCCAACCAACTCGGCTTCCAAAGCTTCGCCGGGCTCTTCCTCGTCACCGGAACCACTTCTCTCTGCGCTTTCTTACTTCACTTAGCATCCTTCCTCTACAAAAACCGATACAAACTGCGAAACATTGCCTCTCAAAACTCTTTCATGCCGACGCTTCGCTTGACCGCTAAGCTCTTCGACGACAAGGATCTCTCAGCCCACACGTTCAAGAGGGCGCGACCGAAGGACGAATCGATAAAAGCGGAGAAAAGAGATACTAATGGTTCATCTTGTGAGCCAAACTCAGCTAGCCCCCTGAGTATGTCTAATTATACCTTCGAAGAAGCGCGAAGGACGCCGTCGGTAGAGCCCGCGAGCCCAATTGTGCTCGAAATCGAGCCCGCAAGCCCGATTGTGTATGAAATCGAGCCCACGAACCCAAGAATCCAATAA
- the LOC109706852 gene encoding glutamate receptor 2.7-like, with protein MSFLERSHLLPSSLILFILSLLSIQQSYLVSPQRPASSPFKVGLILNLDSLVGRMALTSIRIAVDDFYTAHPRSSNHLELLVRKSNDVVTAASAAMELMMKHEVRAILGPQTSIESEFVAELGSKAHVPIVAFSATSPSVSHSHSPYFLRAAANDAAQAAAIADLVSAYGWRRVVPVYEDNDYGSALVPYLIDALNAAGAAVPYRSAIPASASDDYVSAALYRLATEQMRVFVVHMRPDLAARFFPLASDAGMVSAGYVWIITDGLTALLGSGIDAATVAESMQGVLGLAPFTPKSGRVNEFKRKWRRRFSEENPADDVTTAAATSSYALWAYDAAWAVAEAADRLGPVGPEYVGAGTEPTDIANLPVSSTGHELLKLLEEAEFDGLGGEFRLDDGELNVTAFWIVNVIGEGAREIGFWTPQHGLSRRLDGSGEGLAGVIWPGESMVEPKGWDRPTSGAVLRVAVPGPVDVGFHGFLDIETDAATNRTMAGGFVLADVVSYHTLVQQVANGSYDAAVADITITANRSHQVDFTLPYMASGVSMVVAVRDERSTIWVFIKPLKQDLWLVSAAFFILTGAVVWALEHRINDEFRGPPSNQLGTVFYFSLSTLVFAHRENVASNLSKFVVVIWVFVVLILQSSYTASLTSMLTVQKLKPAFVGFDDLKNSGKNVGYLQDSFVKGVLLNRGFDESRLVSFKSPQQYEEALSNGTVAAIVDEIPYLKLVFLKKYCSNYTMVGQLNKTGGFGFAFPKGSPLVSDLSRAILNITESNEVTEIQRKWFGDESTCPSQDNPLSSNQLGFESFAGLFLITGTASLCAFVLHLASFLYKNRYKLRNIASQNSFLPTLRLIAKLFDDKDLSAHTFKRAQPKDGSMKAENRDTGVSPYETYTASPVSMSNYTFEEGRTTPSVEPASSIVFEIEPASPVTETTMHTAGHG; from the exons ATGAGTTTCCTGGAACGCTCCCatctcctcccctcctcccttATCCTTTTcatcctttctcttctttcaaTCCAGCAATCGTATTTGGTGTCGCCGCAACGGCCGGCGTCGTCGCCTTTTAAGGTCGGACTGATTCTCAACCTCGACTCTCTCGTGGGCCGCATGGCACTCACGTCGATCCGCATCGCCGTCGACGACTTCTACACCGCCCACCCCCGCTCCTCGAACCATCTCGAACTCTTAGTCCGCAAATCCAATGATGTTGTCACCGCCGCCTCTGCTG CGATGGAACTGATGATGAAGCACGAAGTGCGGGCCATCCTCGGCCCGCAGACGTCGATCGAGTCGGAGTTCGTCGCCGAACTCGGCTCGAAGGCCCATGTCCCGATCGTTGCCTTCTCGGCCACCAGCCCCTCGGTCTCGCACTCCCACTCCCCCTACTTCCTCCGCGCTGCTGCGAACGACGCGGCCCAGGCGGCCGCCATCGCCGACCTTGTGTCGGCCTATGGCTGGCGTCGCGTCGTCCCGGTCTACGAGGACAACGACTATGGCTCCGCCCTCGTCCCCTACCTAATCGACGCCCTCAACGCCGCCGGCGCTGCCGTCCCCTACCGCTCGGCAATTCCGGCCTCCGCCTCCGACGACTACGTCTCCGCCGCGCTGTACCGCCTCGCAACGGAGCAGATGCGCGTGTTCGTCGTTCACATGCGGCCGGACCTCGCCGCCCGGTTCTTCCCGCTGGCGAGCGACGCCGGCATGGTGAGCGCTGGATACGTGTGGATCATCACCGACGGCCTCACCGCCCTCCTCGGCTCCGGCATCGACGCAGCCACCGTAGCCGAGTCGATGCAGGGCGTGCTTGGCCTCGCGCCGTTCACCCCGAAGTCGGGCCGCGTGAACGAATTCAAGAGGAAGTGGCGCCGCCGGTTCTCGGAAGAAAATCCAGCCGACGACGTCACCACAGCCGCCGCAACCAGCAGCTACGCTCTGTGGGCGTACGACGCCGCGTGGGCCGTTGCAGAGGCCGCCGACCGGCTCGGTCCGGTGGGACCGGAGTATGTCGGGGCCGGCACGGAGCCCACCGATATCGCGAATTTGCCCGTGTCGAGCACGGGGCATGAGCTACTGAAGCTGCTAGAGGAGGCCGAATTCGACGGCCTCGGGGGGGAATTCCGGCTGGATGACGGGGAGCTGAACGTGACGGCGTTCTGGATCGTGAACGTGATCGGCGAGGGCGCGAGGGAAATCGGATTCTGGACGCCGCAACACGGGCTGTCTCGGCGGCTTGACGGGAGCGGGGAGGGGCTCGCGGGGGTGATATGGCCCGGGGAGTCGATGGTGGAGCCGAAGGGGTGGGATCGGCCGACGAGCGGAGCGGTGCTGAGGGTCGCGGTGCCAGGGCCGGTCGACGTGGGATTCCACGGCTTCCTGGACATCGAGACGGACGCAGCGACGAACCGGACGATGGCTGGCGGGTTCGTGCTGGCGGACGTCGTGAGCTACCACACGCTCGTCCAGCAGGTCGCCAATGGG AGCTACGACGCAGCAGTGGCCGACATAACGATCACGGCCAACCGGTCGCATCAAGTGGACTTCACGCTGCCGTACATGGCGTCGGGCGTGTCAATGGTGGTGGCGGTGCGCGACGAACGGAGCACCATCTGGGTCTTCATCAAGCCCTTGAAACAGGACCTCTGGCTGGTTAGCGCCGCTTTCTTCATCTTGACCGGCGCAGTCGTGTGGGCTTTGGAGCACCGCATCAATGACGAATTCAGGGGGCCGCCATCGAACCAGCTCGGCACCGTCTTCTACTTCTCGCTCTCCACGCTCGTCTTTGCTCACA GGGAGAATGTGGCGAGCAACCTATCTAAGTTCGTTGTGGTGATATGGGTATTCGTGGTGCTCATACTGCAATCAAGTTACACAGCCAGCCTGACTTCGATGCTCACCGTGCAAAAGCTTAAGCCGGCTTTCGTAGGCTTCGACGATCTTAAGAACAGCGGCAAAAACGTCGGATACCTTCAAGACTCTTTTGTCAAGGGGGTCTTGCTGAACAGAGGTTTCGATGAGTCGAGACTAGTGTCGTTTAAGTCTCCTCAGCAGTACGAGGAGGCGCTCTCCAATGGCACCGTCGCTGCTATTGTCGACGAGATTCCGTATCTGAAGCTCGTCTTTCTCAAGAAGTACTGCAGTAACTACACGATGGTGGGGCAGTTGAATAAGACCGGCGGATTTGGCTTT GCATTTCCAAAAGGCTCGCCGCTAGTCTCGGATCTCTCGAGAGCGATCCTCAACATAACGGAGAGCAACGAGGTCACCGAGATTCAGAGAAAATGGTTCGGCGACGAATCTACCTGCCCGAGCCAAGACAACCCCTTATCATCCAACCAACTCGGCTTCGAAAGCTTCGCGGGGCTCTTCCTCATCACCGGAACCGCTTCTCTCTGCGCTTTCGTACTTCACTTAGCATCCTTCCTCTACAAAAACAGATACAAACTGCGAAACATTGCCTCTCAAAACTCTTTCTTGCCGACGCTTCGCTTGATCGCTAAGCTCTTCGACGACAAGGATCTCTCGGCCCACACGTTCAAGAGGGCGCAACCGAAGGACGGGTCGATGAAAGCGGAGAATAGAGATACTGGTGTTTCACCTTATGAGACATACACAGCTAGCCCCGTGAGCATGTCTAACTACACATTTGAAGAAGGGCGAACGACGCCGTCGGTCGAGCCCGCGAGCTCGATCGTGTTTGAAATCGAGCCCGCGAGCCCGGTAACGGAGACAACAATGCACACTGCAGGACATGGTTGA